A single region of the Alosa alosa isolate M-15738 ecotype Scorff River chromosome 6, AALO_Geno_1.1, whole genome shotgun sequence genome encodes:
- the LOC125295914 gene encoding BTB/POZ domain-containing protein 16-like, whose translation MLSPKYGLWLASTGVSPLTLSTKRLPDCVKTGCKLPPVWSSARKRRQVGHTNRFQLHGFTEVVAVSDLLGQAQVDRSMRTGMNATLKSIRTADFQVRGHDDAPCYESTLPQITSPQSSVVPTHSRPCSLSPGSPSAFKPEEKFYMVSRQTVNYSQPDAVLECLGSQWELHLPYLIKSSMLTNLYATCRKQRLPYPPPEPAGPHSRPESQPSQRKRNERKALGPLFMQLHVKDPSITKEALSFALRTLYAPDTCPEQWTEGLLAAAICLGLPPLFERCLSEMQSRIRPSTVCEFHSVASRYKEESLVKECEKWLERHLVCELSNSIYLKYLPLGLLLKTLQSPRVFTPSEYQMFRTVLYWVYLQFNIALQVLPTHSHIITFFSSWPREGAFLEQPEGLRFSILFHSLRLHGITDLFQCV comes from the exons ATGTTATCCCCAAAATATGGATTATGGCTTGCCTCCACAGGAGT GTCGCCGCTAACTCTGTCGACCAAACGCTTGCCTGACTGTGTTAAGACTGGATGCAAA CTGCCACCGGTCTGGTCGTCTGCCCGAAAGCGCAGGCAGGTGGGACATACGAACCGCTTCCAGTTGCACGGCTTCACCGAGGTGGTCGCGGTCAGCGACCTGCTTGGACAAGCGCAGGTGGATCGATCAATGCGGACGGGCATGAATGCGACCTTGAAGAGTATCAGGACAG ctgaCTTTCAAGTCCGTGGTCATGACGATGCCCCCTGCTATGAGTCGACACTGCCACAGATCACTTCTCCACAGAGCTCGGTCGTGCCCACCCACTCTCGGCCCTG ttcccTCTCCCCAGGTTCCCCCTCTGCTTTTAAACCTGAGGAGAAATTCTACATGGTGTCACGCCAGACTGTTAACTACAGTCAGCCAG ACGCAGTTCTGGAATGCCTGGGCAGCCAATGGGAGCTGCACCTGCCCTACCTGATCAAGTCGTCCATGCTCACCAACCTGTACGCCACCTGCCGCAAGCAGAGGCTGCCTTACCCGCCACCCGAGCCTGCAG GACCCCACAGCAGGCCTGAGAGTCAACCCTCTCAGAGGAAGAGGAACGAGAGAAAAGCTCTGGGTCCTCTGTTCATGCAGCTTCATGTGAAAGACCCGTCCATAACCAAAGAGG cactgtCCTTTGCTCTCAGGACTCTGTACGCACCTGACACCTGTCCAGAGCAGTGGACGGAGGGGCTATTGGCTGCTGCCATCTGCCTGGGCCTCCCACCGCTATTCGAGAG GTGTCTATCAGAGATGCAGAGCAGGATCAGGCCGTCCACTGTGTGTGAGTTCCATAGCGTGGCAAGCAGG taTAAGGAGGAGAGTCTGGTGAAAGAGTGTGAAAAATGGTTAGAGCGCCACCTGGTGTGTGAGTTAAGCAACAGCATCTACCTGAAGTACCTGCCTTTGGGGCTGCTCCTCAAAACCCTCCAGTCTCCCAG AGTCTTCACCCCCAGTGAGTATCAGATGTTTAGGACAGTGCTGTACTGGGTTTACCTGCAGTTTAACATCGCCCTGCAAGTCTtacctacacactcacacatcatcACCTTCTTCTCCAG CTGGCCGAGGGAAGGAGCGTTCTTGGAGCAGCCAGAGGGGCTGAGGTTCTCTATCCTCTTCCATTCTCTACGCCTCCATGGCATCACAGACT TGTTCCAATGTGTGTGA
- the LOC125296002 gene encoding BTB/POZ domain-containing protein 16-like isoform X1 — translation MERERSIASRKCTACLHEAVILKGGDMPVSNFSQQAVRFGMVIDGQESQCCSQTVGLWGLYFIMSVAKTESNTHIFSMQRLKPWDSELPSCAWQRHPVSMMAERLVRYQVLVQSQNGDQWKDFCSGPIHHEFGLNKPSCHSEVFKLSGLTLPILVTFALALPPL, via the exons ATGGAGAGAGAGCGTTCAATTGCCTCTAGGAAATGCACCGCATGTCTACATGAGGCTGTG aTTCTAAAAGGTGGGGATATGCCAGTGAGCAATTTCTCCCAGCAGGCTGTGCGCTTTGGGATGGTCATCGacggg caGGAATCACAGTGCTGCTCTCAGACAGTTGGCCTCTGGGGATTGTACTTCATTATGAGCGTGGCCAAGACAGAATCAAATACACACATCTTCAGTATGCag AGGCTGAAACCGTGGGACTCAGAGCTTCCATCTTGTGCCTGGCAGCGGCACCCTGTTAGCATGATGGCAGAGCGACTGGTGCGCTACCAGGTCCTTGTTCAGAGCCAAAATGGCGACCAGTGGAAGGACTTCTGCTCTGGCCCCATCCACCATGAGTTCGGCCTAAATAAGCCCTCTTGCCACAGTGag GTCTTCAAGCTCTCAGGCCTGACCCTGCCTATTCTCGTGACCTTTGCCCTCGCCTTACCGCCCTTGTGA
- the LOC125296002 gene encoding BTB/POZ domain-containing protein 16-like isoform X2 — translation MERERSIASRKCTACLHEAVILKGGDMPVSNFSQQAVRFGMVIDGESQCCSQTVGLWGLYFIMSVAKTESNTHIFSMQRLKPWDSELPSCAWQRHPVSMMAERLVRYQVLVQSQNGDQWKDFCSGPIHHEFGLNKPSCHSEVFKLSGLTLPILVTFALALPPL, via the exons ATGGAGAGAGAGCGTTCAATTGCCTCTAGGAAATGCACCGCATGTCTACATGAGGCTGTG aTTCTAAAAGGTGGGGATATGCCAGTGAGCAATTTCTCCCAGCAGGCTGTGCGCTTTGGGATGGTCATCGacggg GAATCACAGTGCTGCTCTCAGACAGTTGGCCTCTGGGGATTGTACTTCATTATGAGCGTGGCCAAGACAGAATCAAATACACACATCTTCAGTATGCag AGGCTGAAACCGTGGGACTCAGAGCTTCCATCTTGTGCCTGGCAGCGGCACCCTGTTAGCATGATGGCAGAGCGACTGGTGCGCTACCAGGTCCTTGTTCAGAGCCAAAATGGCGACCAGTGGAAGGACTTCTGCTCTGGCCCCATCCACCATGAGTTCGGCCTAAATAAGCCCTCTTGCCACAGTGag GTCTTCAAGCTCTCAGGCCTGACCCTGCCTATTCTCGTGACCTTTGCCCTCGCCTTACCGCCCTTGTGA